GTTGTGCCATCACCAAAGTCCCAACTATAAGATGTTGCTCCGGTAGATATTGTGCCATCAAATTGAATTCGTAATCCTGAGTTAATCGGACTGAGAACGGTATAGGTCCAGTCTGCCCTCGGAGGATCACAAGCTTCTACTCTCCGGGTATTGCGAACAGTATCCCCACAATTATTCCAGCTTGTTAGGGTAACGAATTTGTCTAAGGTATCTGAATAAAAAGCGGAGGCAGTGCTGCCGCTAGCAAAAGTGCCATTGCCTAGATCCCAAGAATAGCCACTCGCATTATTACCTGGGTTGGCCGTGAAGTGTGTGCTATCGGTGCTTTGAGTCCAATTGAAGTTGGCTCTTAAAGTGTCGCAAACCTCTAATATTTGCACTATGGTATCGCTGTTTCCACAGTTATTGGATGCTATGAGCGTAACAGAATATGTGCCTGGAGTAGAATAGAAGTAGACAGGATTAGTAAGGGCACTGCTATCACCATTACCGAAATACCATTTTAGGCTATCAGCATTGCTGGCTCCAGATGTGAAATTGCGGCGTAAGAATCGACTGGTATAGGTGAAATTAGCAGTCACGCTATCGCAAACCAATGTGGAAAGCGTGTCGATTAAGCTGGCGCTAATGGTGGTGGTACAGCTGTCAAATAGCTCAATAACATATTGACTACTTGAGTTGAGATTATTAATGGAGTAAGGGCTGCTTACATTCGGCACCACGGTAGCGCTGCCAATTCCCAATGCGGCATCATACCAACGCAAGGTAGTAACCGAGTTTCCGGTATTGCTGTTTTGCCAGCTAAAGCTCAGGCTGGTGTAACCCTGGTTTTGCACCTGTAAATTATAAGGTATACCGCAGGAGGGGCCACTGGAGCGAACAGATACATCATCTACCGCAATATCACCCTGGCCACCACTAGAAACGGCTCGGAACACTATTTCAATGGTATCGCCAACATAGGCGCTTAAGTCGAGAGAGTCTTCTTTCCAGGCCGCGCCATTGCTAAATTGTTGTTGGCCGGTCCAGGTTCTTAGGGTTATGTTATTGCCATTATTGCGGGTATTAATCTGCACCTTAAGCGAGTTGATATTATTGCCAAACATGTGATAGCTATAATAAAGCTTAGGGGTAGAAGTGTTTACCAGGGCAATTTCCGGACTGGTCATTAAAGCAGGATTAGCGGTGGTGCTAAAGTCACTTTCGAAATAAATGTAATTACCAGAACCCAAAGCATCTTCCTGTGGTCCGGTAGCAAAGCTTGGGGTGGTTCCTGCACCAACACCCCACTTGTCATTGCTGGTTTGTCGGTTGCGAGTCCAGCAGGGGCTAATTTGATCGTTGGTATTAAAGAATCCAAGGCCTTCTTGCCAAGGGATATTATCGAAATTCTCATTAAAGGGTAAAGAAGATATTCCACAGGCAGTGTTTCCGATAAATGGACCTTCCCACCAACTAACATCGTTGGCTCCACAACTATCGCGAACAAAAATCTCGTAGTTGGTATTGGGATTAAGCCCATTTAATACAAAAGGCTTGCTGGTAACGGATACCAGGTTAAAGGCCCCGGTTGATCCTGCCGGACGGTATTGGATTTGCCAATTTGTTGCGCCACCGCTAGTCCAGTCAAGTGTGAGCGTTGTTTGGCTATTAGCCGTTTGCTGAATATTGGTAGGATTTGGACAGGTAGGGGTATTGTCTATTCTGATGTCATCAATAGCCATACTGGCCCTAAAGGCGGTTCCAGTTGAGCGGAAAGCTCTAAAACGAATTTGAATAGTATCGCCAATATAGGAGCTTAAGCTAACAACCTTTTCCAACCAAGCGGCGGAGGCACTTGTTTGTTGCTGGCCACTAATGGTGTTTACATTAGACCATCCTGAACCGGCATTAACAGCTATCACTAGTTTGTCAATATCCTGACCAAACATATGATACCAAAAACGTAATTCTGGACTACTGAGAGTGTCTAAACTAACCAAGGGAGTGAATAGGTCGGTGCTGAAATAGCTATTGAAGATTCCTTCTCGAATGGTATAGGCGTAAAAACCATTCCCTGAAGTATGGTCTGCATCTGGTCCGGTGTTGAAGCCATCACCTGCACCTTGGTTGCCGCGCCAATAATAAGTGGTAGTGTCGGAGCGAGACCAGCATGGATCAATATTCCCTGGATCATTAAAGACTGAAGGGTCATTCCAAAGTCCATTATCAAAATCTTCGAAATAAGGAGCAATGCTCACGGTGCAAGCAGTACGACCTTGAACAAAACTTGACCAGAAACTCACATTCCCTAAACCACAACTGTCTCTTACGATAAATTGATAGGGGGTGTTTGGAGTCAATCCGTTCAATACAAATGGATTGCTACTGGCATTTACCAGTGTGCCGCTACCGGCTGAAAATCCTGGGGCACCATATTCTATTTGCCAATCGCTAGCGCCACCTGTGGTCCAGTTTAAGGTAATACTGGTAGATCCCACAGCAGTGATACTTAAATTGCTTGGTTGTGGGCAGCTCGGTTGCTCATCAATGCGGAAATCATCTACGCCAATTGGTGCCTGGTTACTAAAAGGGGAGTTCCGATAAGCAATTATGCGCACAGAAATGGTGTCATTCGCAAAGTTGGCTAAAGGAATAATAGCTTCAGCCCAAGGGTCGCTGCTGGCCGTTTGTTGCTGTCCGCTGATGCTCCAAACATGCTGGTAGCCACTGCCATTATTTACTTCCACTCCCAAAGAATCTACACCTTGACCGTACATGTGATACCAAAAGCGCAATTCTGGGATTGTTAATGGGCTTAGGTCCACTAGTGGTGACTCCACCGCTGTGGATGTTACCTGGCCGATACCAACAGTAAATATTGCTTGTGAAAAAATGTATTGCCCGGATCCGGTAGTATGATCGGCATTAGGCCCAGAATTGAAAGTTCCGGGAGGGCCGTCTTCTACCGACCATTGGTAATTAACCGCGGTGTCCCTACTCCAGCAACTATTTAGCGTGCCGGGAGCATTAAAGGCACCGGGTACAA
The Croceimicrobium hydrocarbonivorans genome window above contains:
- a CDS encoding fibronectin type III domain-containing protein, whose amino-acid sequence is MKGKLLPVLLTLILGFLTLNLQGQCNTPTNVRLVAYGPDFITIDWDNTTAGSFQYRYVTQGGSLVTATINTTSNKPLTISGLSASTFYVVQVRELCSPGPNPWPAFLAAGTSCAVVNPPFSSNFNGAAWTVGAINTAGSINACWQRNATTGYIWKPGPPAFVSNFTGASSDKSGNGKYVQIDQISFPINPTDSADFVSPLFDLGTLTNPQMSFWYHMFGADIEKLKVYISTDFGLNYSLLQTISGQQQSSNTDAWKESILNLSAYANDTVRILFRSVEQTVGFQNAICIDDVSIEEAPSCPKPSNLQLVFAGFNSARLSWTSGGASDWELSYGTPGFSPNSGTIIPQNSNPGELTGLSPNTNYQVYVRDSCGPGDVSDWFGPIAFRTACNPVATPYSENFDANGFVTSPTFNGLGNINSCWQRTPTTIYAWKTGPPQFSPTNTGPTGDHTTGSAQFMYTEVIAGGSSDSTILQSPLIDLNGLSVPELKFYVHMFGANISQLKVYISNGGAYQLLNTQSGQQQNSKNQSWKEVIAPLSAYLNDTIQLRFVGFRSANGFAADISIDDITIDEAPSCPRPQNLAAISIGTTTANLGWTTGGATNWNVSYGAPGTAANAGTIVNASSNPFNLSGLSANTSYDIYVRDSCGPGDVSIWTGPLRIQTECNAVAAPYFENFDGTDFVPGAFNAPGTLNSCWSRDTAVNYQWSVEDGPPGTFNSGPNADHTTGSGQYIFSQAIFTVGIGQVTSTAVESPLVDLSPLTIPELRFWYHMYGQGVDSLGVEVNNGSGYQHVWSISGQQQTASSDPWAEAIIPLANFANDTISVRIIAYRNSPFSNQAPIGVDDFRIDEQPSCPQPSNLSITAVGSTSITLNWTTGGASDWQIEYGAPGFSAGSGTLVNASSNPFVLNGLTPNTPYQFIVRDSCGLGNVSFWSSFVQGRTACTVSIAPYFEDFDNGLWNDPSVFNDPGNIDPCWSRSDTTTYYWRGNQGAGDGFNTGPDADHTSGNGFYAYTIREGIFNSYFSTDLFTPLVSLDTLSSPELRFWYHMFGQDIDKLVIAVNAGSGWSNVNTISGQQQTSASAAWLEKVVSLSSYIGDTIQIRFRAFRSTGTAFRASMAIDDIRIDNTPTCPNPTNIQQTANSQTTLTLDWTSGGATNWQIQYRPAGSTGAFNLVSVTSKPFVLNGLNPNTNYEIFVRDSCGANDVSWWEGPFIGNTACGISSLPFNENFDNIPWQEGLGFFNTNDQISPCWTRNRQTSNDKWGVGAGTTPSFATGPQEDALGSGNYIYFESDFSTTANPALMTSPEIALVNTSTPKLYYSYHMFGNNINSLKVQINTRNNGNNITLRTWTGQQQFSNGAAWKEDSLDLSAYVGDTIEIVFRAVSSGGQGDIAVDDVSVRSSGPSCGIPYNLQVQNQGYTSLSFSWQNSNTGNSVTTLRWYDAALGIGSATVVPNVSSPYSINNLNSSSQYVIELFDSCTTTISASLIDTLSTLVCDSVTANFTYTSRFLRRNFTSGASNADSLKWYFGNGDSSALTNPVYFYSTPGTYSVTLIASNNCGNSDTIVQILEVCDTLRANFNWTQSTDSTHFTANPGNNASGYSWDLGNGTFASGSTASAFYSDTLDKFVTLTSWNNCGDTVRNTRRVEACDPPRADWTYTVLSPINSGLRIQFDGTISTGATSYSWDFGDGTTGTGPMPIHIYSTPGLFYKVTLTINGVCGSSTRSFKLNQLGLDAAEIPDPNVYPNPVERYLRIEWPEEAKSPDLLVIYNSTGQVIRNIATEEINKAIDLSDLVPGYYHLVIKGSFGELHYPLIKD